Genomic DNA from Desulfuromonas versatilis:
GGCGGTGGCGATGATCAGTCCGGTAATGGTCTCGCCAGCGGCCAGGGCGTGCTGGAAGGTGGTCGACCGCTTCTCCGGGTGGGCCATCTCGTTGTGCAGGCGGATGGCGTCGATGATCTCCTCGGCAACTCCCGCCTCGCGCAGAATCACGGCGGTCTGATGAGTATGACGGGTCATGTCCTCGGCGGTCTGCTCCACATCCAAGTCGTGCAGCAACCCGGCCAGTCCCCATTTTTCCGGGTCTTCGCCGAGCCGCACGGCCAAGGAGCGCAACACCGCCTCGCTGGCCAGGCAGTGCTTGAGCATGTTGGGGGATTGCACGTGCCGGGTGAGCAGCTCCCAGGCCTGGTCGCGGGTCATGCCGTAGCTCATGAAGTCCTCCGGGGCTCAGGCCAGGAAGGTCTTTTCGAC
This window encodes:
- a CDS encoding HDIG domain-containing metalloprotein; amino-acid sequence: MSYGMTRDQAWELLTRHVQSPNMLKHCLASEAVLRSLAVRLGEDPEKWGLAGLLHDLDVEQTAEDMTRHTHQTAVILREAGVAEEIIDAIRLHNEMAHPEKRSTTFQHALAAGETITGLIIATALVYPDRKLASVKAKSVRKRMKEKAFAAGANREIILECEKTGIPIDEFCELCLQAMQGIAPDLEL